In the genome of Bremerella sp. JC817, the window AGGTTCGCGGGGATCGCCGCGCAGTTGACTTCGACGTAGGGCTCTTTCGAACGCTTCGATTGCTGGTGAATCGCATGCGCTAAAAGCTGCTTACCGCAGCCTGTCTCACCCAGGATCAGGACCCGGCTTTCCGTCGGGGCGATGGTCTTCACTTTCTCGAAGATGGCGTTCATCTTCGCATCGCCGGAGATCATGCGTGCCAACGACTTCGGTCGTTCCGGGACGGCTGGCGCGTGCTCGATCAGGACCCGCCGGACCCGTGCGACCAGTTCTTTTCGTTCGATCGGTTTGGTCAGGTAATCTGCCACGCCGAGCCGGGCCGCCTCGATGGCCGATTGCTCAGTACCGAAGCCGGTGACCATGATAATGGGAACCCGACAGCCAGCACCCCGGATGCGGCGAATGATGTCGAAGCCGCCCAGTTCGGCGATCACCAGCCCGGTAATCACCAGGTCGTAGTCACCCTGCACGACTTTGGGAATCGCATCGAGCGGACTCAGGTTCGATTCTGCGTCCAAGTGCTCGCCACGCAGGGTATCGACCATCTCTTCGCATAGCGCAGGGATGTCGTCGATAAACAAGATTTTCTGCCGAGAGGTTTTGGCCATGTTCGCTTCTGTTCCCAAGAGACCGGGTGAACTTTTGTCGTCCGGTACGCTTCTTGCATAACGGGCTCAGCATCGGTTGCCAAGACCATCGACGTCAACACCCAGGAGTAAAACCATGACAATTTCCACCAGCGACCCAAACTCGTCCGCTGAAGGTCAATCCCCTACGGAAGGTTCACCACTGCCACCGTTTCACCTGGCCGTGCCGGTCCATGACATCGCAGCCGCTCGAGCGTTCTATGGCGACCTTCTCGGTTGCCCGGAAGGTCGCAGTGCTGCTACCTGGGTCGACTTCAACTTCTTCGGTCATCAGTTTGTGGTTCACTTGAACGAAAAGATGTCGGGGCATGGGATTCACTACAACGAAGTCGACGGTCACGGCGTGCCGGTCCCGCACTTCGGTGTAGTGCTGACGATGGAGCGATGGACCGAACTGGCCGAAACGCTCAAAGGGAAGGACATCAAGTTCGAGATCGCACCTTACATTCGCTTTGCAGGCGAACCCGGCGAACAGGGAACCATGTTCTTCTTCGATCCGTCGGGCAATGCCATCGAGATCAAAGGCTTCAACAACCTAGGCTCATTGTTTGCAAAATAGCCGGCAGCAAGTCTTGCCAGGTTTGCTGATTTGTTTCGTTCTTATGGGGGCATGAACGCAATGCAAAGAATTCACAGTCTCACGATTCGATCGATCATCGGACTCACCGCCGCTTGCAGTCTGGCCTTCGCCGGCTGCGGAGGTGATAGTCAAGCGTCGGACGATAGCCAACTCGTTCAAGGTGTCATCTATTGCGGGAAGACTCCTTTGAAAGAAGGAACCGTACGATTCGAGCCCGATCCGTCCAATCCATCGCATCCCAGCGCCACCGGACAGATTCAAACCGACGGCACCTTTCATCTGGCGACCGAGTCAGGCGAGGCTTTGCCTCCCGGGCGTTATCGTGTGATCGTCGCCGATAGCAGCGGCGGAGTCGATGGCAACGTCCGCAGTCGATCCGGCGAAATCTGTATTTATGGCGACACCGGCCAGATCGCCCAGATCACGGCCGGGGGATCGCATCAGTTTCATTTCCGCATGCCTGGCCCCGATGGCCCTCGAGACATGCCGGAAGGTGAGTAACCAACAGCCAAACCCAATCATCCCTAACGCACCTTTCCTTCAGTTTCAGGATTACGCTCGAAGATTATGAGCACCACCAACGACATCTCGTGTTCCTCGGCCACCGTTGCCCCAGCCGCACGTCGTACCGAGGTTATGCTTTCCGACTATCGCCGTATCGTCGTTCTTACCGAAGGGCACACCACGCCATTCTCGGCCAAGACGGCAATCGGGCTGCTTCGCTTTCGTGGATCGGATGTGATTGCGATCCTCGATTCCGAAACCGCTGGCCAGACAACTCAGCAGGCCTTGGGACATGGTGGCGAAACTCCAGTGGTCGCTTCGCTTAGCGACGTCGAAGCTCCCGACGCATTGTTCATTGGCATATCACCCGCTGGCGGTCGCTTGCCGCCGCAGATGAAGGCGGCCATTCACGACGCCGTTCAACGTGGCATCGATGTCGTTTCCGGACTGCACGACCACTTGATTGAAGATCCGCAGCTCCGCTCGATCGCCGAACAATCGGGGGCTCGCCTGATCGACGTTCGGCGAAACGATCTCCGTGAGACGGCCAAGCATGCTACGTTTCGCGAGGGATGTCTGCGTATTCATACAGTTGGTCACGACTGTTCGGTCGGTAAGATGTTCACGGCACTGGAAGTCCAGCGCGAGCTCGTAAAACGCCAGCACGACGCCGAATTCCTGGCGACCGGGCAGACAGGCATCATGATCGCCGGTCAGGGAATTCCGATCGACTCAGTCGTCTCGGACTTCGTGAACGGCTCGATCGAACGCCTCGTACAAGCGCATCAAGAGCACGACATTCTACTGGTCGAAGGGCAGGGGAGCATCGTCCATCCGGCTTACTCGGCGGTCACTCTGGGGCTGCTGCATGGCTGTGCCCCGCACGGTTTGATCCTGTGCTACGAAGCGACCCGGACCAATACCAAAGGGCTCGATCATGTTCCGCTGAAGTCGCTTTCGGAACTAAAGACGTTGTACGAAGCGATGGCTTCTTCGCGCTTTCCCGCCGAGGTGATCGGCGTTTCGATGAATGGTCGCCGGATCTCCGCTGAGGAGGCCGAAGTCGAGAAGCAGAAGGTAGCTGCCGAACTGGGATTGCCCGTGTGCGATGTTTATCGCGATGGTCCCGGCATTCTGGCCGACGCAGTGTTGGCGTTGGAAAAGAAGGTGGGGACATGCAACTAGAACTGCATCGCTTTGAAATGCCGCTGCGGAACGTGTTCACGATCTCGCGTGGATCAATGTCGACCCAAGAGACCGTCATCGTCGAACTTCACCACGACGGGGAGTCGGGGCTTGGCGAGGCTCCGCG includes:
- a CDS encoding VOC family protein — encoded protein: MTISTSDPNSSAEGQSPTEGSPLPPFHLAVPVHDIAAARAFYGDLLGCPEGRSAATWVDFNFFGHQFVVHLNEKMSGHGIHYNEVDGHGVPVPHFGVVLTMERWTELAETLKGKDIKFEIAPYIRFAGEPGEQGTMFFFDPSGNAIEIKGFNNLGSLFAK
- a CDS encoding DUF1611 domain-containing protein; translation: MSTTNDISCSSATVAPAARRTEVMLSDYRRIVVLTEGHTTPFSAKTAIGLLRFRGSDVIAILDSETAGQTTQQALGHGGETPVVASLSDVEAPDALFIGISPAGGRLPPQMKAAIHDAVQRGIDVVSGLHDHLIEDPQLRSIAEQSGARLIDVRRNDLRETAKHATFREGCLRIHTVGHDCSVGKMFTALEVQRELVKRQHDAEFLATGQTGIMIAGQGIPIDSVVSDFVNGSIERLVQAHQEHDILLVEGQGSIVHPAYSAVTLGLLHGCAPHGLILCYEATRTNTKGLDHVPLKSLSELKTLYEAMASSRFPAEVIGVSMNGRRISAEEAEVEKQKVAAELGLPVCDVYRDGPGILADAVLALEKKVGTCN